The genome window TCCGGCTCTCCATCTGCCGCACCTTCTGCGCCTGCTTCTCGCTGGATTCCGTGGAGGCCTTGCGCCGGATCTTGTCATTGTCCGGCGCCTTCCGCATGGCATTGCGCACACCCTGGCTCGACCACTCCCGTTGGGTCCTGGCCCGCGAGACGAGGTCGGCCTTCTGGCCGGCAAACTCCTCGTACTGCTCCCGCAGGTGCCGGCGGACGGTCGCGCGCTCCTCCAGGTAGGAGTCGTAGCCGCCGCCATACACGCGGTTTGAGTTCTGCGCCAGATCGAGTTCGAGCACCCTGGTCACGCTGCGGGCCAGGAACTCGCGGTCATGACTGACCAGAACCACGCCGCCGCGGAGACCGCGTACGAAGGCCTCGAGCCGTTCCAGTCCATCCAGATCCAGGTCGTTGGTGGGCTCGTCCAGCAGCACGAGGTCGAAACGAGAGAGCAACAGGGCAGCCAGGCCGACACGGGCCGCCTGACCGCCGGAGAGAGAGGTCATCAGTGCCCGCTCGGCCGGGGCATCACCGAGGTCGAGTCCGAGGTCTGCCAGCACCACGGGAAGCCGCTCGTCCAGGTCGGCTGCGCCGCTGGCCAGCCAGCGATCCAGCGCCGATGAGTACGTGTCCGCAGCCACCTCGGCATCCGCCGGGTCCGCGAGGGCCTCGGCCGCCGCGTCCATCTGACGGGTCGCCTCGGCGCAACCGGTGCGGCGGGCGATGTAGTCGGCCACAGTCTCTCCGACCACCCGCTCATGCTCCTGGGGCAGCCACCCGACGAAAGCGTCTGTGGGTGCCAGTGACACCGTGCCCGCCTGCGGCTGGTGGACGCCGGCGAGCAGCTTCAGCAACGTCGACTTTCCGGCCCCGTTCGCGCCCACCACCCCGACCACATCGCCGGGGGCGACGGTCAGGTCCAGCGAGTCGAAGAGCGTGCGGTGGCCATAGCCGCCGGCCAGGCCCGTGGCCACCAGCGTTGCGGTCATTCATGACTCCTTTGTGGGGGCGGCTGCCGAGCGGCCGGGAAGGCAACGCCACCTCCAGTCTCCACCACCTGCGGTGGTAGAAGGTCAGTCCTGAACGCGAATGACGATCTTGCCCTGGGCCTCGCCCTCGCGGCTGAGGCGGTAGGCCCCGGGCAGCTGCTCCAAGGGGAGGGTCCGGTCGATGTCCACCGTGAGATCCCCTGCCTCCACCAAGCTCAGCAGCTCGGCCAGGCCGGCCCCGTCGGGCCGGACCCACAGCCACCGCCCGCCGTGCTCCAGGACGGCCGGATCGGCGATCGAGACATGCCGGCCGCCGTCGTTCAAGACCGCCAGAGTGCTCTCCAGGACCTCGCCGGCGAAGTCAGCGACGGCGTCCACGCCGTTCGGGGCGGCGTTCCGCACGCGATCGACCAGCCCGTCGCCGTAATCGAGCGGAGTGACCCCGATGCGGCGGAGCTTCTCGAAGTTCTCGGGTGAGCAGGTGCCCAGCACCGTCGCGCCGGTGCGGACGGCCAGCTGGGAGGCCAGGTAGCCGACGCCACCGGAAGCCGCATGCAGCAGGACGGTGTCCTGATCCGTGACCTCCAGGGCGTTGACGGCACGCCGGGCCGTCAGTCCCGTCAGCGGCAGGGCACCGGCCGCATCGTCGGAGACGCCCTCCGGGATCTTGGCGGCGAACTCCACGGGGATCGTCACGAACTCCGCGCTGGTCCCGCCCTCGTTGACCATCTTGCGGGCATACGCTGCCACGCGGTCCCCGACGGAGAACTCCGGGGTGTCCGGGCCGACTTGTTCCACGGTCCCGGCCACGTCCCACCCGGGGATGGCCGGAAACCTCGTCTCCAACATCGCGTCCAAGCCGCCGGACATGACCTTCCAGTCCACCGGGTTCACCGACGAGCGGGTCACGCGCACCAGGAGCTGGCTCGGACCGACCTTGGGCTCCGGGCGCTCGGTCAGTTCCAGGACGTTCTCGTTGCCGTACTTCGCATAGGTCATAGCTCGCATATCCGGTGCAACAGTCCCGGGCCGCGGGCGTATTCCGGAACCCACCACGAACCATGGCTATGTTGTACCCCGCTCGCCAGGTCGACCTATATGCGTCGACAGATCCCGCCGAGGACGAACGCGGTTCGGCGGTCGTAGTCCGCCCGCGATGGTCGAACGCCATGCTCCAGCGCGAGTGCATTGTCCGTGGTCAGTGCATGAAAATCACGCGCTGTGAACCCGTCGGCGAGGACGCCGGCGGCATGCCCCTGAGCGACGAGTTCGCTGTGGAAGGCTTCTCCCGCGCGGCACAGATCCATGAGGGCCTCGGAGTCGGGGAACTGCTGCAGCAGGACTCCATTGACTGCCGACAGACGAAACTGGAGATCCCGCAACGCACCGATGTAGGCGCAGATCCGTTCGCCGACGTCAGGGACGGCTCGCACCCGTTCGATGACGTCCATCATCTCCTGCGCGACGAGATCGTCGATGACCGCGTCGATCAGGCCGATACGCCCCCCGAATCTGTTGAAGATGGTCGCCTTGCTGACGCGGGCGGCCGCAGCGACATCCTCGAGCGGCACAGCAAGGCCGCGCTCCCCGAATACCTCGACCGCCGCCGCACGGATCCGGTCGACATTCCGGCGCGCATCGGCCCGCAGCGTAGACGAGGTATCTGCATCGGTCATCATCAGCCTCCGGGACGTCACAACTTGACCACTTCGGTCAAGTTCATGCACCATGATACGCGACAGCAACTTGACCAACCGGGACAATTTAGCATTCGAGGCGCCGCGCAGATCGTGGTGTGCGCCTCAACGGAAGGACACCCACATGATCATCGTAACCGGAGCGACCGGAGCCCTCAACGGGGCCACCGTCGAGCATCTCCTGCAGCGGATTCCTGCAGAGCAGATAGGCGTCAGCGTCCGCGATCCGTCTCGCGCGGACCACCTCGCGCGCCGCGGCGTCCGCGTGCGACGGGGAAGCTACGATGACCCCGCGGCCCTGCGCCACTCCTTCGCCGGTGCAGAACAGGTGCTCTTGACCTCCTCCAGCGACATCGCGGCCGACGTCGTCGGGCAGCACCGGAGGGCGGTCGATGCCGCCGTCGCCGCAGGGGCGGATCGGATTCTCTACACCAGCACCTTCGGCGCTGGTTTCGACACCCCCTACCCACCGCTGGCGATCCACGCAGCCACGGAGGAATATCTCGCCGACTCCGGCGTCCCGTGGACCGCCCTTCGCAACGGCTTCTACGGGGACCTGGAGCAACTGATCGGCCCGTGGCAGAGCACGGGGACGATCGCCAAGCCTGCCGATGGTCCATTCCCCTGGGTAGACCGTCGCGACGCAGCCGAAGCTGCGGCAGCGATCCTCACCGGCGAGGTAGCGTACGACGGACCGGTCGACTTGATCCCGTCTCCGCCGGTCACCCTCGCGGACTTCGCGACAGCAGCATCCGAAGTCACCGGCCGCCACATCGAGCGCGCCATAGTCGATGACGAGATGTGGGTCACCGAGGAGGTAGCGGCCGGTATGACTGAACCGGCTGCGCGCTTCTCCCTGTCGATGTTCCAAGCCACACGGAGCGGCCACTTCGCGCACTCCGACTCCACGCTCACCCGGCTACTCGGCCGGGCACCACGCAGCGCCGGCGAACTGCTGGCGGAACAGATCGGCATCTGACTGGACCGCTTCGTCCGCGTCGGCGACCTGAGTGACGAGATCAGTCGGCGTCGACTGCGAAGTGGAGCGTGTCGGTCTCTGCCTCGGTGAACCCGTCCTCAGCCGGCAGGGCGCGCTTCAGCGCCAGCCTTTCGGTCACCACGTTGAGGAAACGTGCGCGCCGGGGTATGTCCTCGAGCGGAATGTCGACCTCCTCAGCGAGGATGCGCAACCAGCCCTCGACGCGGTGCTGTCCGTCGTGTTCCATCGCGAGGTGCGCCCGCCGAACCCGCTCCGCGTGTTCGGCGGTGATGAACTCCCGCCTCAGCGTGGGTATATTCTCGCGCGCCAGCTCCCCGGCAGGGGCAGGTTCCAGCACACGACACACCACTAACACATCGTGTTACCCTACTGCCGAACCGTACTAACACAGTGTGTTACGACGGAGCGTGAGGAGATCGATGTGTTTCAGCCTCGGCAGCGTCGTCGCGCCGTGAGGCGCGTCGAGCCGGGCGACGGCCGGGAGCTGCAGCGGTTCCGCTGGTGGTAACTCCTCGGCCGCGCGCTCTTCCATCTGGAGCACAGAGGCACTCGGGGTGAACCTCGCAGGGTCCAGCCCCTCCTCGAGCTACCCCTCTGGCTCAACATCACCCTCGCCGTCGCCGCCGCGATCGCCAGCACCGAACGAGCCCTCCGACTGCGCTGCCACTGGTTCCTCGACGCCGCTGGCCACAATTACCGATAGGAGACCACGATGACGAAGGACCCGCAGATCAACCGACCGTACGGCGCACACCTGCGCATGGCGCGATGGAAATCGGCACTGCTCGTGGTGAGCACCCTGATTCTGTTCTTTGCCCTGCAGTTCGCCTTCTACGCCGCGTCCTCCCTGATCGACGGACGGGAGGACATGTTCACCCCGGCGATGACCCCGACGACCCAGCTGGCGAACAACCTCAGCGTTGCCGCAACAGCGCTGATCGCGCTCCTACTGACCGCACGGACCGCTCGGGTGCCCTGGCGCAGCCTACTCACCCATCCACGAGGCTTCGACATGCGCCGCCTCGGCCGCTACGGAGTGCTCTCTCTCGCACTCGTCGCGGCCGGCGCGGGCGTCACGGCACTGCTTGCCCCCGAGGCGACGGGATGGGTGGGGTTCGGCATCACCGGGACGACAGTCGCACTGCTGGCGGTGTCGGTCCTCACAGCGCCGCTGCAATCCGCGGGTGAGGAGCTGATCTTCCGCGGCTCGGTGATGCCTGCGATCGCGTCATGGGTTCGACCGGCTCGGCCAGCCCTCATCGCTGGTATCGCCGGCTCCACCATCCTGTTCGCCCTCGTGCACGTCTCGCTCGACCCGTGGCTGTTCGCCTACTACCTCGTCGTCGGCCTCGGAACCGCGGTCATGGCCGTGGTCAGCCGCGGCCTCGAAGCATCGATCGCGTTCCATGTCGCCAACAACCTCGTCACCTCGACGCTGAACACCGTGCTCGCCGACGGCGAGACGCCCGCCTTCGAACGCGACGCCGGCGCGGGCGGCCCTTCCTACCTCATTCTCATGGCCGTGAACGTCGCGGTCGTCGCGGTGGTGTGGTGGCGGGAACGCGCGTCCCGAACACGTCGATGAGCGCTGATGGCGGACCAGATCTCATCGAGCGAAAGGTCGCGCACCGCTGAGGAAGTCGCGACGCGGCGGCACACCGATGGACACCGCCAGCTGGTCCTGAGTGATCCCGAAACCCTCGATGAAGTCCTCCATCAGGATCTCCCCCGGATGGATCGGCTCGAGCTTCCGCATCGTCGCCCGTTGCACACGGCCGTCAATACCCTCGACGTACTGCTCATGCCAGATCCGCTCAGTGCTCTTGCTACCGAAGGATCTGACCACGAGACCTACCTATGACGGGATCCGTCAATAACGCTAGACGTTAAACCGGAACTCCACCACGTCCCCGTCCTGCATCACGTAGTCCTTGCCCTCCATGCGCACCTTGCCGGCAGCCTTGGCGTCGGACATGGACCCGGCGGCCACCAGGTCGTCGAAGGAGACGATCTCGGCCTTGATGAACCCGCGTTCGAAGTCGGTGTGGATCACGCCGGCGGCCTTCGGGGCGGTGTCCCCTTTGCGGATGGTCCAGGCGCGGGCCTCCTTGGGGCCGGCGGTGAGGTAGGTCTGCAGGCCGAGGGTGTGGAAGCCGGTGCGGGCGAGCTGGTCCAGGCCGGACTCCTCCTGCCCGTTCATCTCCAACATCTCGCGGGCCTCCTCCTCATCCAGCTCCACGAGGTCGGACTCGAGCTTGGCGTCGAGGAACACGGCATCGGCCGGTGCCACCAGGTCGCGCAGTTCCTGCTGCTTCGCGGCGTCACCCAGCACGCCGTCGTCGGCGTTGAAGACGTAGATGAACGGCTTGGCCGTCAGCAGGCTGACCTCCCGGAGGCGGTCCATGTCCAGCTTCTCCGACTCGATCGCCGAGTAGATGGTGTCCCCGCGCTCGAGCACGGTCTGGGCGGCCTGCAGGGCCTCGAGCTCGGCAGCCTCGCGCTTCTTGCCCTTGACTTCCTTCTCGACGCGCGGAATCGCCTTCTCGAGGGTCTGCAGGTCCGCGAGGATCAACTCGGTGTTGATGGTCTCCATGTCCGAAGCGGGGTTGATCTTCCCGTCCACGTGGATGACGTCCGGATCGTCGAAGGCGCGGACGACCTGGGCGATCGCGTCAGATTCACGGATGTTGGCCAGGAACTGGTTGCCGAGCCCCTCCCCCTCGGAGGCACCCTTGACAATGCCGGCGATGTCCACGAAGGAGACGGTGGCCGGCAGGATCTTCTGCGAGCCGAAGATCCCCGCGAGGGTGTCCAGCCGTTCGTCCGGGAGATTCACCACCCCGACGTTGGGTTCGATCGTGGCGAACGGGTAGTTCGCCGCGAGAACGGTCTGGCGGGTGAGTGCGTTGAAGAGGGTTGACTTGCCAACGTTGGGCAGGCCGACGATTCCGATAGAGAGAGCCACGGTTGTCCATGGTACCGGTGACCGATAGCGTCGAGAGCGTGACTGACCAACCAGAACAGACCACCAACCCAACCACCGACCCCGCAGGCGTTCCCGGCCTCGGGGTGAACGGAGTAAACGGGGAAGGCGGCAACACCGCTGACCCGACGACGGACCCGAACCTGGTCGCCGCCGGAACTCCGCTGCCCGAGGGGCAGCCGCAGCCACCCTCCGAGCGCATCTCCCCCCTGGTCTTCCTGGCCATCGAGCAGGCGCTTGAGTTCGCCTCCGAGGGATCCGACGCCGTGGCGCCGTTCCTGCTGGGCTACATCGACGAGGAGCAGAAGGGCATGTGGAAGCTGCCCGGTGCCGACGAGGACCAGATGCGGGCGCAGGTCGCCCAGTTGGAGCCCCGCCCGGAGATGGCCGTCTCCGTGTTCGACGCCCGACTCGAGGTCGAGGGCCAGCCGCACGACGCCTTCGTGCTCGAAGCCTTCGACAACGCCGAGGGTGTCTCGGCCACCGTCATCCAGCTGTACTCCCCCGCCGATGCCACCGGTGGGGCCGAGGCCGTCGGCGCCCCGCAGCTGTTCTCCAACGGAGAGAACATCCTGCGCGCCTGATCCCGCCTGATCGCCGTCAGGGCGTGAGTCGTCAGTTGGCGTGCCGAACAGACGTCCCATCGGCACACGATCTGACGACTCACGGCCGGGCCCCGGTGACTGAGGATCCTCAGATCGCCGGGGCCCGGTCTGCGTATCGAGTGGCCTCGTCATAGGCCCGGGCCACACGCAGCAGGTCCACATCACGTCCGGGCGCACCCACCAGTTGCAGGCCCACCGGCAACCCCGCCGCGGTGAACCCGCCGGGCACCGAGATGGCCGGGCATCCGGTCGCCGAGATCAGGGTGGCGGAGCGCATCCAGTCGACATAGGACCCCATCGCCACCCCCGCTACCTCCCGCGGCCAGGCCCACTCGGCCGGGAACGGGACCAGTTGCGCGGTGGGTGCCAGGAGCACGTCGAACGCGCCGACCCCGGCGGAACCCGCCGCACCGTCCCGTCCAGTACCGACGGCGGTTCCGGCGGTTCCGCCGGTTCCGAAGAATCGTGCGATCTCACGGTCCAGCCGGCCCCGCGCGATGGCCACGTCCATCAGGTCCGCCGCGGTCAGCGCCAGCCCGCGCTCAACGTTCCAGATGACCTCCTCCTTGACCTGACCAGGGAATCCGGCCACCACGTCCCGCAGGGCAAGCGCCATGTCGAAGGCCCGCGTGGCGTCGAAGACCCGGTCCGCCTCGCGCAGCCGCGGGCAGGCTTCCTCCACCGTCGCGCCGAGGTCGGCGAACACCTCGGCCTCTTCGCGCACGACGCCGGCCACCGCGCCTTCCACAGGCACGCCCAGCCCGAAGTCGGTGGTCACCGCCACCCGGACCCCGGCCAGCGGATGGTCCGGCGTGGTGGTATGCCGAGCCTGTCCCACGGACTCGGCGAGGAGTTCGGCGAAGTCACCGGCCGGCGTCGGGCACGGCACCGGGACCCGGGCATCCGGGCCGGCGAGGACGGACATGGCCAGGATGACGTCCTCCACCGAGCGTGCCATGGCCCCCTTCTGCCCGAGCCAGGCGCGGGGGTCCCGCGCGGGGGCGTTGGGCACCACGCCGTGCGAGGCACGGAAGCCCACCACGTTGTTGAAGGCGGCCGGATTGCGCAGTGAACCGCCCATGTCCGAGCCATCGGCCAGGGGCTGGATGCGCGTGGCCAGAGTGACGGCGGCGCCGCCCGAGGAGCCGCCGGCGCTGCGGCTCGGATCGTAGGGATTGCGCGTGGTCCCGAACACCGTGTTGTAGGTGTGGGATCCGGCGGCGAACTCGGGGACGTTGTTCTTGCCGGTGGAGATCACTCCGGCGCGCTGGAACCGCTCGATCACCAGGTCGCTCTCCCGTGGCACCAGGTCGCCGAAGACCGGGGAGCCGGAGGTCGTGCGGATGCCCGCCGTGGCATGGGTGTCCTTGTGCGTCATCGGGATCCCGTGCAGCGGAGGCAGGTCCTCCGGGGCCGTGGCGGCGGCACGGTCGTCGGCGGCGAGCGCCTGCTCGTAGGCGCGTTCTCGGACCTGGGTCACCACGGCGTTGACGCTCGGATTGACCTCGTCGATCCGGGCAAAGTGGGCCTGAAGCACCTCCCGGGCTGACACCCGGCGATGACGCAGGGCGGCGGACAGGTCTCGGGCAGACAGGCTCAACGGGTCCATGCCGGAATCCTAGGCGGTCCCTCATGGTCCAGGCCTTCACGGACCGTCCAGGGCCTCACGGAAGGCCCGTTCGGCCGCGTCGGAGAACGGGACGAAGACGACCGAGGTGACCGGGCCGGCGTCGGGACCGAACTTCGCGGCCATCTCGCGGCAGGTCTGCACGGCGATGCGGGCCGCGTCGTCCATCGGCCAGCCGTAGACGCCGGCGGAGATCGCCGGGAAGGCCACGCTGTGGGCCCCGAGCTGGGTGGCCACGCGCAGGGATTCCCGGTAGCAGGACGCCAGTGTTTCGGACTTGTCGACCGTCTTCGCGTACACCGGCCCCACCGTGTGGATGACCCAACGGGCCCTCAGCCGGCCCGCCGTGGTGGCGACGGCCCGGCCGGCTGGCAGGCCGTCCGGCAGTTCGGTCTCGCGCAAGTGCCTGCATTCGGCGAGGATCTCGGGGCCGCCGCGGCGGTGGATGGCCCCGTCCACGCCCCCGCCGCCGAGCAGCGTGGAGTTGGCGGCATTGACGATCGCGTCCACGGACTGCTCCGTGATGTCCCCGGGTTCGATGCGCAGTTCCATGCCCCGATGGTGACACGTCACCCATGACGGATGTCATGGATCATCGGTGACGCCCGGCAGATCCGCTGCGGGGCCGGGTTCCACAGACTGGAGGCATGAACACCACAGCCCACAGCACCGTCCCGGGCACCGTCCCCCCATCCGGCCGGCGATCCCCCGCTACGGGCGCCGATTCTGCTGGCCCCGACACGGCCGGCACCGCCCTCCACGCCACCGGCGTCCACCGTCAGTTCGGCAGCGGGGCCGGCGCCGTCCGGGCCGTCAACGGCGTCGACCTGCAGATCCAGAGAGGTGAGATCGTGGCCCTGCTCGGACCCAACGGTGCCGGCAAGACCACGTTCCTCGACCTGGTCCT of Citricoccus sp. K5 contains these proteins:
- a CDS encoding NADP-dependent oxidoreductase, producing MTYAKYGNENVLELTERPEPKVGPSQLLVRVTRSSVNPVDWKVMSGGLDAMLETRFPAIPGWDVAGTVEQVGPDTPEFSVGDRVAAYARKMVNEGGTSAEFVTIPVEFAAKIPEGVSDDAAGALPLTGLTARRAVNALEVTDQDTVLLHAASGGVGYLASQLAVRTGATVLGTCSPENFEKLRRIGVTPLDYGDGLVDRVRNAAPNGVDAVADFAGEVLESTLAVLNDGGRHVSIADPAVLEHGGRWLWVRPDGAGLAELLSLVEAGDLTVDIDRTLPLEQLPGAYRLSREGEAQGKIVIRVQD
- a CDS encoding TetR/AcrR family transcriptional regulator — translated: MMTDADTSSTLRADARRNVDRIRAAAVEVFGERGLAVPLEDVAAAARVSKATIFNRFGGRIGLIDAVIDDLVAQEMMDVIERVRAVPDVGERICAYIGALRDLQFRLSAVNGVLLQQFPDSEALMDLCRAGEAFHSELVAQGHAAGVLADGFTARDFHALTTDNALALEHGVRPSRADYDRRTAFVLGGICRRI
- a CDS encoding CPBP family intramembrane glutamic endopeptidase, whose amino-acid sequence is MTKDPQINRPYGAHLRMARWKSALLVVSTLILFFALQFAFYAASSLIDGREDMFTPAMTPTTQLANNLSVAATALIALLLTARTARVPWRSLLTHPRGFDMRRLGRYGVLSLALVAAGAGVTALLAPEATGWVGFGITGTTVALLAVSVLTAPLQSAGEELIFRGSVMPAIASWVRPARPALIAGIAGSTILFALVHVSLDPWLFAYYLVVGLGTAVMAVVSRGLEASIAFHVANNLVTSTLNTVLADGETPAFERDAGAGGPSYLILMAVNVAVVAVVWWRERASRTRR
- the ychF gene encoding redox-regulated ATPase YchF gives rise to the protein MALSIGIVGLPNVGKSTLFNALTRQTVLAANYPFATIEPNVGVVNLPDERLDTLAGIFGSQKILPATVSFVDIAGIVKGASEGEGLGNQFLANIRESDAIAQVVRAFDDPDVIHVDGKINPASDMETINTELILADLQTLEKAIPRVEKEVKGKKREAAELEALQAAQTVLERGDTIYSAIESEKLDMDRLREVSLLTAKPFIYVFNADDGVLGDAAKQQELRDLVAPADAVFLDAKLESDLVELDEEEAREMLEMNGQEESGLDQLARTGFHTLGLQTYLTAGPKEARAWTIRKGDTAPKAAGVIHTDFERGFIKAEIVSFDDLVAAGSMSDAKAAGKVRMEGKDYVMQDGDVVEFRFNV
- a CDS encoding O-acetyl-ADP-ribose deacetylase, translating into MELRIEPGDITEQSVDAIVNAANSTLLGGGGVDGAIHRRGGPEILAECRHLRETELPDGLPAGRAVATTAGRLRARWVIHTVGPVYAKTVDKSETLASCYRESLRVATQLGAHSVAFPAISAGVYGWPMDDAARIAVQTCREMAAKFGPDAGPVTSVVFVPFSDAAERAFREALDGP
- a CDS encoding amidase family protein, yielding MDPLSLSARDLSAALRHRRVSAREVLQAHFARIDEVNPSVNAVVTQVRERAYEQALAADDRAAATAPEDLPPLHGIPMTHKDTHATAGIRTTSGSPVFGDLVPRESDLVIERFQRAGVISTGKNNVPEFAAGSHTYNTVFGTTRNPYDPSRSAGGSSGGAAVTLATRIQPLADGSDMGGSLRNPAAFNNVVGFRASHGVVPNAPARDPRAWLGQKGAMARSVEDVILAMSVLAGPDARVPVPCPTPAGDFAELLAESVGQARHTTTPDHPLAGVRVAVTTDFGLGVPVEGAVAGVVREEAEVFADLGATVEEACPRLREADRVFDATRAFDMALALRDVVAGFPGQVKEEVIWNVERGLALTAADLMDVAIARGRLDREIARFFGTGGTAGTAVGTGRDGAAGSAGVGAFDVLLAPTAQLVPFPAEWAWPREVAGVAMGSYVDWMRSATLISATGCPAISVPGGFTAAGLPVGLQLVGAPGRDVDLLRVARAYDEATRYADRAPAI
- a CDS encoding ABC-F family ATP-binding cassette domain-containing protein; protein product: MTATLVATGLAGGYGHRTLFDSLDLTVAPGDVVGVVGANGAGKSTLLKLLAGVHQPQAGTVSLAPTDAFVGWLPQEHERVVGETVADYIARRTGCAEATRQMDAAAEALADPADAEVAADTYSSALDRWLASGAADLDERLPVVLADLGLDLGDAPAERALMTSLSGGQAARVGLAALLLSRFDLVLLDEPTNDLDLDGLERLEAFVRGLRGGVVLVSHDREFLARSVTRVLELDLAQNSNRVYGGGYDSYLEERATVRRHLREQYEEFAGQKADLVSRARTQREWSSQGVRNAMRKAPDNDKIRRKASTESSEKQAQKVRQMESRIARLEEVAEPRKEWKLEFTIGAAPRSSSVVATLSAAVFRQGTFTLGPVSRQVNAEERIGITGPNGAGKSTLLRGLLGHQLPEEGSASLGASVRIGEVDQARSLLAGSRPLAATFEALVPDQTAAEVRTLLAKFGLRADHVNRPVDELSPGERTRAGLALLQARGVNLLVLDEPTNHLDLEAIEQLEQALESYDGALLLVTHDRRMLSTVRTDRRWNVDAGRVTEL
- a CDS encoding NAD(P)H-binding protein — its product is MIIVTGATGALNGATVEHLLQRIPAEQIGVSVRDPSRADHLARRGVRVRRGSYDDPAALRHSFAGAEQVLLTSSSDIAADVVGQHRRAVDAAVAAGADRILYTSTFGAGFDTPYPPLAIHAATEEYLADSGVPWTALRNGFYGDLEQLIGPWQSTGTIAKPADGPFPWVDRRDAAEAAAAILTGEVAYDGPVDLIPSPPVTLADFATAASEVTGRHIERAIVDDEMWVTEEVAAGMTEPAARFSLSMFQATRSGHFAHSDSTLTRLLGRAPRSAGELLAEQIGI